The following are encoded together in the Xanthomonas sacchari genome:
- a CDS encoding DUF3011 domain-containing protein, protein MLKPLGTWLVIAALALASAPAAAQSARAYAPQDLRQLSVPGRVRVIEREYADQSRGRQIPDDQLEFYLDQIDRGWSFGNIQQDIATSLRGSGGGWRQEPGFDGRTVACSSNDRRRQQCATPFRGPARLVGTLSDSPCIEGRTWGSAPGVVWVDQGCRGRFVEGRGAPGGNWGGGGGGGVAGTVRCESQDQRQRICPTGWRNAMLVRQLSDTRCIEGRTWGSRDGAVWVDDGCRGEFAEGRGGGGWGPGRPPLDNGYTVTCSSDDKRLRTCAWDRRQGRPVLIEQLSGTTCAEGRSWGYEGNTVWVNGGCRARFGAR, encoded by the coding sequence ATGTTGAAGCCCCTTGGCACCTGGCTGGTGATCGCCGCGCTGGCCCTGGCCAGCGCCCCGGCCGCGGCCCAGAGCGCCCGCGCCTATGCCCCGCAGGACCTGCGGCAACTGTCGGTCCCCGGCCGGGTCCGGGTGATCGAACGCGAGTACGCCGACCAGTCGCGCGGCCGGCAGATCCCCGACGACCAGCTCGAGTTCTATCTGGACCAGATCGACCGCGGCTGGAGTTTCGGCAACATCCAGCAGGACATCGCCACCTCGCTGCGCGGCAGCGGCGGCGGCTGGCGGCAGGAACCGGGCTTCGACGGCCGCACCGTCGCCTGTTCCAGCAACGACCGCCGCCGCCAACAGTGCGCGACCCCGTTCCGCGGGCCCGCCCGCTTGGTCGGCACCCTCTCCGACTCGCCCTGTATCGAAGGCCGCACCTGGGGCTCGGCGCCCGGCGTGGTGTGGGTGGACCAGGGCTGCCGCGGCCGTTTCGTCGAAGGCCGCGGCGCTCCGGGCGGCAACTGGGGCGGTGGTGGCGGTGGCGGCGTGGCCGGCACCGTGCGCTGCGAAAGCCAGGACCAGCGCCAGCGCATCTGCCCGACCGGCTGGCGCAATGCCATGCTGGTGCGACAGCTATCTGACACCCGCTGCATCGAAGGCCGCACCTGGGGCTCGCGCGATGGCGCGGTGTGGGTCGACGACGGCTGCCGCGGCGAGTTCGCCGAGGGCCGCGGCGGTGGCGGCTGGGGACCGGGCCGGCCGCCGCTGGACAACGGCTACACGGTGACCTGCAGCAGCGACGACAAGCGCCTGCGCACCTGCGCCTGGGACCGCCGCCAGGGCCGCCCGGTGCTGATCGAACAACTGTCCGGCACCACCTGCGCGGAAGGCCGCAGCTGGGGCTACGAAGGCAATACGGTGTGGGTCAACGGCGGATGCCGGGCGCGCTTCGGCGCGCGCTGA
- a CDS encoding FmdB family zinc ribbon protein — MPIYAFQCAACGHSFDRLQKLSDPDPETCPACSAPAVKRQLTAPAFRLSGSGWYETDFKKDGDKKRNLAESGSPGSSGDSKPAPAAATSDAPAKPAAAATPAAAPAAAKPAAT; from the coding sequence ATGCCGATCTACGCTTTCCAATGTGCCGCATGCGGTCACAGCTTCGACCGCCTGCAGAAACTGTCCGATCCCGATCCGGAGACCTGTCCGGCCTGTTCCGCCCCGGCGGTCAAGCGCCAACTCACCGCGCCGGCGTTCCGCCTGTCCGGCAGCGGCTGGTACGAGACCGACTTCAAGAAGGACGGCGACAAGAAGCGCAACCTTGCCGAGTCGGGCAGCCCCGGCAGCAGCGGGGACAGCAAGCCCGCGCCCGCCGCTGCGACGTCCGACGCGCCGGCCAAGCCTGCTGCGGCGGCCACGCCTGCCGCGGCGCCCGCCGCAGCCAAGCCTGCGGCCACCTGA
- a CDS encoding cation:proton antiporter, whose translation MSHELIYLLLIFALLVIPRALQRFKMPAPLTCLLFGIIAMLAMGPRAHDPVVTLLATLGISSLFLFAGLEVDPKALRRGLWPLLLHLVVRGATLFGVGWLAWRYAALPWQAAGLLALALLTPSTGFIIESLGRLGLDEEERFWVTSKAIAGELLALAALFVILQAGDPWQMGLSSLALVAMLVGLPLLFVALGRWVAPQAPGSEFSLLVMVGLIAAYITYSLGVYYLVGAFIAGLVARLLRQRMPLLASDENLQAVRLFASFFVPFYFFNAGTKVPSGALSLQALGLGLAMTACVLPLRIGILWLQRRVLFGEGARSSLRVSLALSPTLIFTLVLAGILRDRFAIADALFGALLLYAALTTLLPALLLRMPFDVSPLETAPATPADPASAQAPTAPDEPVAEAPLVDAPTPSAGAPETAPRPQPGPA comes from the coding sequence ATGAGCCACGAACTGATCTACCTGCTGCTGATCTTCGCCCTGCTGGTGATCCCGCGCGCGCTGCAACGCTTCAAGATGCCGGCGCCGCTGACCTGCCTGCTGTTCGGCATCATCGCGATGCTGGCGATGGGGCCGCGCGCGCACGATCCGGTGGTGACCTTGCTGGCGACGCTCGGCATCTCCTCGCTGTTCCTGTTCGCCGGCCTGGAGGTGGACCCGAAGGCGTTGCGCCGTGGGTTGTGGCCGCTGCTGCTGCACCTGGTGGTGCGCGGTGCCACCCTGTTCGGCGTCGGCTGGCTGGCCTGGCGCTACGCCGCGCTGCCGTGGCAGGCGGCCGGGTTGCTGGCGCTGGCCCTGCTGACCCCGTCCACCGGTTTCATCATCGAGTCGCTGGGGCGGCTGGGGCTGGACGAGGAAGAACGCTTCTGGGTCACCAGCAAGGCCATCGCCGGCGAGCTGCTGGCGCTGGCGGCGCTGTTCGTGATCCTGCAGGCCGGCGATCCCTGGCAGATGGGCCTGTCCAGCCTGGCGCTGGTGGCGATGCTGGTCGGCCTGCCGCTGCTGTTCGTGGCCCTGGGGCGCTGGGTGGCGCCGCAGGCGCCGGGGTCGGAGTTCTCGCTGCTGGTGATGGTCGGGCTGATCGCCGCCTACATCACCTATTCGCTGGGCGTGTACTACCTGGTCGGTGCGTTCATCGCCGGCCTGGTGGCGCGGCTGCTGCGCCAGCGCATGCCGCTGCTGGCCTCCGACGAGAACCTGCAGGCGGTGCGCCTGTTCGCCTCGTTCTTCGTGCCGTTCTATTTCTTCAATGCCGGCACCAAGGTGCCGAGCGGGGCGCTGAGCCTGCAGGCACTGGGCCTCGGCCTGGCCATGACCGCCTGCGTGCTGCCGCTGCGCATCGGCATCCTGTGGCTGCAGCGGCGGGTGCTGTTCGGCGAAGGCGCGCGCAGCAGCCTGCGGGTGTCGCTGGCGCTGTCGCCGACGCTGATCTTCACCCTGGTGCTGGCCGGGATCCTGCGCGACCGCTTCGCCATCGCCGACGCGCTGTTCGGCGCGCTGCTGCTGTACGCGGCCCTGACCACGCTGCTGCCAGCGCTGCTGCTGCGCATGCCGTTCGATGTCAGCCCGTTGGAGACGGCGCCGGCCACGCCGGCAGATCCCGCATCGGCGCAGGCACCGACGGCACCGGATGAGCCGGTCGCCGAGGCGCCGCTGGTGGACGCACCGACGCCGTCGGCGGGCGCACCGGAGACCGCGCCGCGGCCCCAGCCCGGGCCGGCGTGA
- a CDS encoding TonB-dependent receptor, which produces MTVSAYFRTPSPTLLALALAAGIACAHAAEATDAAETATPADSSDQVSTLDQVQVLGQATTYAKINVSKEALDRQFAMSSVNDALNELPGVIATEADAFGSSDWGTQISMRGFVTNRDDQQIGTTIDGVPNGGSAYGGGSKANRFIDTLDLETVEVSQGTADIASRSNEALGGTLNFLTSEPLDQQRVRLAFGIGDNQARKYYARYDSGDLGGTRAWVSGSHASNDDWIDGSGHTTRDHLAGKFVSDLGAWTLSGYLSYDDANESEYSSVTPAQFATDPDHDLLTGTLTGIPYYDQNYRSGSRALRKNTFGYLRGLFDGGNGFKATLTGYAHRMQGRGDWIPPYLVDVTNDGAGQPESEYTGGHTVYGGSALGKLYFVTPSGAAASMLPGCADTATLPAESNPACYPAGSLPVQSYRHSHYDNQRGGVTADVEWAQDFGGLHNTVRGGLWLERYDRSVTRDWHRLLNVGTNIAFDHTPYWVQFKDDYRTDEQMYYVEDVMRYGDFAWRVGVKQFFVDQTRDRRIGDAAHIESDSHSDPLFSAGLTWTTPIKGVEAFAGFSQNFAAIPSGVLGETDPLVLSKVKPETADNIEVGLRMSRWPLTGSITLYDIRFDNRIVYVPANFVTGIDYLGETDGVYENFGGVHARGVELALGYAWDNGWRLNGAYTYNKATYLGSGNAARDQALEIAPGSQVIGQPRQTLVLSADWQGQRWHGGLSGRYLGRRYLDAANSAALDAVTTFDANLGIALGGLSPQLQQAKLDLVISNLTDKRYLNGVDGSDSAFIAPPRTVGLTFMVDL; this is translated from the coding sequence ATGACCGTTTCGGCGTATTTCCGCACCCCTTCTCCGACCCTGCTGGCCCTGGCGCTCGCCGCCGGCATCGCCTGCGCCCACGCCGCCGAGGCCACCGACGCAGCAGAGACCGCCACGCCTGCCGACAGCAGCGACCAGGTTTCCACCCTCGACCAGGTGCAGGTGCTCGGCCAGGCCACCACCTACGCCAAGATCAACGTCAGCAAGGAGGCGCTGGACCGCCAGTTCGCGATGAGCAGCGTCAACGACGCGCTCAACGAACTGCCCGGCGTGATCGCCACCGAGGCCGATGCGTTCGGCTCCTCCGACTGGGGCACCCAGATCAGCATGCGCGGCTTCGTCACCAACCGCGACGACCAGCAGATCGGCACCACCATCGACGGCGTGCCCAACGGCGGCTCGGCCTACGGCGGCGGCTCCAAGGCCAACCGCTTCATCGACACCCTGGACCTGGAGACGGTGGAGGTCAGCCAGGGCACCGCCGACATCGCCTCGCGCTCCAACGAAGCGCTTGGCGGCACCCTCAACTTCCTCACCAGCGAACCGCTGGACCAGCAGCGCGTGCGCCTGGCCTTCGGCATCGGCGATAACCAGGCGCGCAAGTACTACGCGCGCTACGACAGCGGCGACCTCGGCGGCACCCGCGCCTGGGTCAGCGGCTCGCACGCAAGCAACGACGACTGGATCGACGGCAGCGGCCACACCACCCGCGACCACCTGGCCGGCAAGTTCGTCAGCGACCTCGGCGCGTGGACGCTCAGCGGCTACCTGTCCTACGACGACGCCAACGAATCCGAATACAGCAGCGTCACCCCGGCGCAGTTCGCCACCGATCCGGACCACGACCTGCTCACCGGCACGCTCACCGGCATCCCTTACTACGACCAGAACTATCGCTCCGGCTCGCGCGCGCTGCGCAAGAACACCTTCGGCTACCTGCGCGGCCTGTTCGACGGCGGCAACGGTTTCAAGGCCACCCTGACCGGCTACGCGCACCGCATGCAGGGCCGCGGCGATTGGATTCCGCCGTACCTGGTCGACGTCACCAACGATGGCGCCGGCCAGCCCGAGTCCGAATACACCGGCGGCCACACCGTGTACGGCGGCAGCGCGCTGGGCAAGCTCTACTTCGTCACCCCGAGCGGTGCGGCGGCGAGCATGCTGCCCGGCTGCGCCGACACCGCGACGCTGCCGGCCGAGTCCAACCCGGCCTGCTACCCGGCCGGCTCGCTGCCGGTGCAGTCCTACCGCCACAGCCACTACGACAACCAGCGCGGCGGCGTCACCGCCGACGTGGAATGGGCGCAGGATTTCGGCGGGCTGCACAACACCGTGCGCGGCGGCCTGTGGCTGGAACGCTACGACCGCAGCGTCACCCGCGACTGGCACCGCCTGCTCAACGTCGGCACCAACATCGCCTTCGACCACACGCCGTACTGGGTGCAGTTCAAGGACGACTACCGCACCGACGAGCAGATGTACTACGTCGAGGACGTGATGCGCTATGGCGACTTCGCCTGGCGCGTGGGCGTCAAGCAGTTCTTCGTCGACCAGACCCGCGACCGCCGCATCGGCGACGCCGCGCACATCGAATCGGATTCGCACTCCGATCCGCTGTTTTCCGCTGGCCTGACCTGGACCACGCCGATCAAGGGCGTGGAGGCCTTCGCCGGCTTCTCGCAGAACTTCGCCGCGATCCCCTCCGGCGTGCTCGGCGAGACCGATCCGCTGGTGCTGAGCAAGGTCAAGCCGGAAACCGCCGACAACATCGAGGTCGGCCTGCGCATGAGCCGCTGGCCGCTGACCGGCAGCATCACCCTGTACGACATCCGCTTCGACAACCGCATCGTCTACGTGCCGGCCAACTTCGTCACCGGCATCGACTACCTGGGCGAGACCGACGGCGTCTATGAGAACTTCGGCGGCGTGCACGCGCGCGGCGTGGAGTTGGCGCTGGGCTACGCCTGGGACAACGGCTGGCGGCTCAACGGCGCCTACACCTACAACAAGGCCACCTACCTGGGCAGCGGCAACGCCGCGCGCGACCAGGCGCTGGAGATCGCCCCCGGCTCGCAGGTGATCGGCCAGCCGCGGCAGACCCTGGTGCTGTCCGCCGACTGGCAGGGCCAGCGCTGGCACGGCGGCCTGTCCGGCCGCTACCTGGGCCGGCGCTACCTGGACGCGGCCAACAGCGCGGCGCTGGATGCGGTGACCACCTTCGACGCCAACCTTGGCATCGCCCTGGGCGGACTGAGTCCGCAACTGCAGCAGGCCAAGCTGGACCTGGTGATCAGCAACCTCACCGACAAGCGCTACCTCAACGGCGTGGACGGCAGCGACAGCGCCTTCATCGCGCCGCCGCGCACCGTCGGCCTGACCTTCATGGTCGACCTGTAA
- a CDS encoding phosphocholine-specific phospholipase C — protein MTDQTRRRLLRAGLTASAAALLPPSIARAAAIAPDVRSGTLDDLQHVVILMQENRAFDHYFGSLPGVRGFGDRFPIPAPPLPDTAPRTVWLQPSADGSRQLAPFPLRTAHDFATMRVQGTPHTWPNAQQAWDHGRMGQWPAAKRDHALAYYERDDLPFQFALADAFTLCDAYHCAIQAGTNPNRIFLWTGQNDPHARAGGPAIANSHDNFPELGGDPDDYRWPSYVEALQQAGVSWQIYQDMADNFTDNPLAGFAPFRAAWRGAPGHDPQLRARGVSSRSLAQLREDVLAARLPSVSFIIADAAGSEHPDPSSPAQGAAYTARVLDALTADPKVWARTALLLMFDENDGFFDHVPPPAPPSPSPSHDPAVTAAGGWAGASSVATDGEYHLHPAPGDAKADPPELRGRPYGLGPRVPMYVISPWSRGGWVDSQVYDHTSVLRLLERRFGVAASGVSAWRRAVCGDLLDAFDFRQADTRPFVADLPDVREAAARAAALSDHALPPLPPQLQAPRQAFGVRRSRALPYRPTVQLQYVQARGEVQLRMANAGAAAVLHVYDRYDLAALPRRYTVGAGATLDGTWTTYDGSYDLWLLGPNGFHRHYRGDLSAPLLQAEIAQEPTNAEALCLVLRNPGDAPLSVSLEPAAYAQAQPRQRVTLAPGAEQRIRWNAKPSGGWYDLWLVQDNARQRLAGRVETGKPGISDPAMGGPARLYQEPAGGGRDWGVGIEDS, from the coding sequence ATGACCGACCAGACCCGCCGCCGGCTGCTCCGCGCCGGCCTCACCGCCAGCGCCGCTGCCCTGCTGCCGCCGAGCATCGCCCGCGCCGCGGCGATCGCCCCGGACGTGCGCAGCGGCACCCTGGACGACCTGCAGCACGTGGTGATCCTGATGCAGGAGAACCGCGCCTTCGACCATTACTTCGGCAGCCTGCCCGGCGTGCGCGGCTTCGGCGACCGTTTCCCGATCCCCGCCCCGCCGCTGCCCGACACCGCACCGCGCACGGTGTGGCTGCAGCCCAGCGCCGACGGCAGCCGCCAGCTCGCGCCGTTCCCGCTGCGCACCGCACACGACTTCGCCACCATGCGCGTGCAGGGCACCCCGCACACCTGGCCGAACGCGCAGCAGGCCTGGGACCACGGCCGCATGGGCCAGTGGCCGGCGGCCAAGCGCGACCACGCGCTGGCCTACTACGAACGCGACGACCTGCCGTTCCAGTTTGCCCTGGCCGACGCCTTCACCCTCTGCGACGCCTACCACTGCGCGATCCAGGCCGGCACCAATCCCAACCGCATCTTCCTGTGGACCGGGCAGAACGATCCGCATGCGCGCGCCGGCGGCCCGGCGATCGCCAACTCGCACGACAACTTCCCGGAACTGGGCGGCGACCCGGACGACTATCGCTGGCCCAGTTATGTCGAGGCGCTGCAGCAGGCCGGCGTGTCCTGGCAGATCTACCAGGACATGGCCGACAACTTCACCGACAACCCGCTGGCCGGCTTCGCGCCGTTCCGTGCGGCCTGGCGCGGCGCGCCCGGGCACGATCCGCAACTGCGCGCGCGTGGCGTGTCCAGCCGCAGTCTGGCCCAGTTGCGCGAGGACGTGCTGGCCGCGCGGCTGCCGTCGGTGAGCTTCATCATCGCCGACGCCGCCGGCAGCGAGCATCCCGATCCGTCCAGCCCGGCGCAGGGCGCGGCCTACACCGCGCGCGTGCTCGATGCGCTGACCGCCGATCCCAAGGTGTGGGCACGCACCGCACTGCTGCTGATGTTCGACGAGAACGACGGCTTCTTTGACCACGTGCCGCCGCCGGCGCCGCCTTCGCCCTCGCCGTCGCACGATCCGGCCGTGACCGCGGCCGGCGGCTGGGCCGGCGCCTCCAGCGTCGCCACCGATGGCGAATACCACCTGCATCCGGCGCCGGGCGATGCCAAGGCGGACCCGCCGGAACTGCGCGGCCGCCCCTACGGCCTCGGCCCGCGCGTGCCGATGTACGTGATCTCGCCATGGAGCCGCGGCGGCTGGGTGGATTCGCAGGTCTATGACCACACCTCGGTGCTGCGCCTGCTGGAGCGCCGCTTCGGCGTCGCCGCCAGCGGCGTGAGCGCCTGGCGCCGCGCGGTCTGCGGCGACTTGCTCGACGCCTTCGATTTCCGCCAGGCCGATACCCGCCCGTTCGTCGCCGACCTGCCGGATGTGCGCGAGGCAGCGGCGCGCGCCGCCGCATTGAGCGACCACGCGCTGCCACCGTTGCCGCCGCAGTTGCAGGCGCCTCGGCAGGCGTTCGGCGTGCGCCGTTCGCGCGCCCTGCCGTATCGGCCGACGGTGCAGCTGCAGTACGTGCAGGCACGTGGCGAGGTGCAGTTACGCATGGCCAATGCAGGCGCAGCGGCGGTGCTGCACGTCTACGATCGCTACGACCTGGCCGCACTCCCGCGCCGCTACACGGTCGGCGCCGGCGCGACCCTGGACGGCACCTGGACCACCTACGACGGCAGCTACGACCTGTGGCTGCTCGGCCCCAACGGCTTCCACCGCCACTACCGCGGCGACCTCAGCGCCCCGCTGCTGCAGGCCGAGATCGCCCAGGAACCGACCAACGCGGAGGCGCTGTGCCTGGTCCTGCGCAATCCGGGTGACGCGCCGCTTAGCGTGTCCCTGGAACCGGCCGCCTACGCCCAGGCGCAACCCCGCCAACGCGTGACGCTGGCGCCCGGTGCCGAGCAGCGCATTCGCTGGAATGCCAAGCCGAGCGGCGGCTGGTACGACCTGTGGCTGGTCCAGGACAACGCGCGTCAGCGCCTGGCCGGCCGCGTGGAAACCGGCAAGCCCGGCATCAGCGACCCGGCGATGGGCGGACCGGCGCGGCTGTATCAGGAGCCCGCCGGAGGCGGGCGGGATTGGGGAGTCGGGATTGAGGATTCGTGA
- a CDS encoding alpha/beta hydrolase has translation MAIALGLSAHAAQARVWEPTPGHVQVPIWPGAVPDALPHPKPETAGPGPGKPWWPAIHDVSRPTMTVYPAQGHNTGAAVVVFPGGGYQMLAMDLEGTEICDWLVSRGITCVLLKYRVPNSGPTWVNDRRYYPKVQTALQDAQRTLGLVRQQAATWGVDPHKIGVMGFSAGGHLVAATSTHFAQRTYPLVDAADRVSCRPDFAIAVYPGHLWVHEDEDADTRDFTDLALRPDIRVAADTPPTFLLQAQDDYVDGISQVLAYYVALNHADVPTEMHIYAKGGHAFGLRAKNLPIAQWPQLVETWLRTIGVLESRD, from the coding sequence TTGGCCATCGCCCTCGGTCTGTCTGCCCACGCCGCGCAGGCGCGGGTCTGGGAACCCACGCCGGGGCACGTGCAGGTGCCGATCTGGCCCGGCGCGGTGCCGGATGCGTTGCCGCACCCGAAGCCGGAAACGGCCGGTCCCGGCCCGGGCAAGCCGTGGTGGCCTGCCATCCACGACGTCAGCCGGCCGACCATGACCGTGTACCCGGCGCAGGGCCACAACACCGGCGCCGCGGTGGTGGTGTTTCCCGGCGGCGGCTACCAGATGCTGGCGATGGACCTGGAGGGCACGGAGATCTGCGACTGGCTGGTCTCGCGCGGCATCACCTGCGTGCTGCTGAAGTACCGCGTGCCCAACTCCGGGCCGACCTGGGTCAACGACCGGCGCTACTACCCCAAGGTGCAGACCGCGCTGCAGGACGCGCAGCGCACGCTGGGCCTGGTGCGCCAGCAGGCCGCCACCTGGGGCGTGGACCCGCACAAGATCGGGGTGATGGGCTTTTCCGCCGGCGGCCACCTTGTGGCCGCGACCAGTACGCATTTCGCCCAGCGTACCTATCCGCTGGTGGATGCCGCCGACCGCGTGAGCTGCCGCCCGGATTTCGCCATCGCCGTGTATCCCGGCCATCTGTGGGTGCACGAGGACGAGGACGCCGACACCCGCGATTTCACCGATCTGGCCTTGCGTCCGGACATCCGCGTCGCCGCCGACACCCCGCCGACCTTCCTGCTGCAGGCGCAGGACGACTATGTCGACGGCATCTCGCAGGTGCTGGCGTACTACGTCGCGCTCAACCACGCCGACGTGCCGACGGAAATGCACATCTATGCCAAGGGCGGTCATGCCTTCGGCCTGCGCGCGAAGAACCTGCCGATCGCACAGTGGCCGCAGTTGGTGGAGACCTGGTTGCGGACGATCGGGGTGCTTGAGAGCCGGGATTAG
- the bla gene encoding class A beta-lactamase gives MLTRRRFLQGVGMGASLLAVAAAQAKTAQQPAQTLQQRLAEIERRSGGRLGVSLLDGSGATLGWQRQDERFPLCSTFKFLLAGAVLQRVDRGELSLERRLPVRKADLLANAPVSERHVGGSLSVVEMCRAAMIYSDNTAANLLLPLVGDPPGVTRFLRALGDAQTQLDRNEPGMNEFVAGDPRDTTTPAAMAATMRALLLGQVLQPVSRQRLIDWMRDNRTGNDCLRAGLPAGWRIGDKTGSNGTDTRNDIAIVWAPGRATPLLLTAYLNGATVDSAARDATLKAVAQAVVASLPAQTLRTG, from the coding sequence ATGCTGACGAGACGACGGTTCCTGCAGGGCGTGGGCATGGGCGCGAGCCTGCTGGCGGTGGCTGCAGCACAGGCAAAAACCGCGCAACAGCCTGCGCAGACGCTGCAGCAGCGCCTGGCCGAGATCGAGCGGCGCAGCGGCGGCCGGCTCGGCGTGAGTCTGCTCGACGGCAGCGGCGCAACGCTGGGCTGGCAGCGCCAGGATGAGCGCTTCCCGCTGTGCAGTACCTTCAAATTTCTATTGGCAGGGGCCGTACTGCAGCGGGTCGACCGCGGTGAGCTGTCCCTGGAGCGGCGCCTGCCGGTGCGCAAGGCGGATTTGCTGGCGAATGCGCCGGTGTCCGAGCGCCATGTCGGCGGCAGCCTCAGCGTGGTCGAAATGTGCCGCGCGGCGATGATCTACAGCGACAACACCGCGGCCAACCTGTTGCTGCCGCTGGTCGGCGACCCGCCCGGGGTGACCCGCTTCCTGCGTGCGCTGGGCGATGCGCAGACCCAACTGGACCGCAACGAGCCGGGCATGAACGAGTTTGTCGCCGGCGATCCGCGCGACACCACCACGCCGGCGGCGATGGCCGCGACGATGCGTGCCTTGTTGCTCGGGCAGGTGCTGCAGCCGGTCTCGCGGCAGCGCCTGATCGACTGGATGCGCGACAACCGCACCGGCAACGACTGCCTGCGGGCCGGCCTGCCGGCGGGCTGGCGGATCGGCGACAAGACCGGCAGCAACGGCACCGATACCCGCAACGACATCGCCATCGTGTGGGCGCCGGGGCGGGCCACGCCGCTGCTGCTCACCGCGTATCTCAACGGCGCCACGGTCGACAGCGCCGCGCGCGATGCGACGCTGAAGGCGGTGGCGCAGGCGGTGGTGGCGTCGCTGCCTGCGCAGACGCTGCGTACCGGCTAG
- a CDS encoding LysR substrate-binding domain-containing protein, producing the protein MIRPHLPLNALRAFEAAARHQNLTRAAAELCVTQAALSHQIKHLEARLGVVLFQRLPRGVALTDEGLRLHPVLTEAFDRIAGTLQRFAGGRYRETLSVGVVGTFAVGWLLPRLDAFHAAHPDIELRVYTHNNRVDLAGEGLDLAIRFGDGDWQGQHATPILDAPFAPVCAPALAPLLRTPADLARTTLLRSYRLDEWPRWLQAAGAPDVQAGGPICDASLTLASIAAAGHGVALLPLRLFAQDLDAGRLVCPFSTRIDLGRYWLTRLRSRVENDAARRLRAWLLAEQAASAE; encoded by the coding sequence ATGATCCGCCCGCATCTGCCGCTGAATGCCCTGCGCGCCTTCGAGGCCGCGGCGCGGCACCAGAACCTGACCCGCGCCGCCGCAGAGCTATGCGTGACCCAGGCCGCGCTGAGCCACCAGATCAAGCATCTGGAGGCGCGCCTGGGCGTGGTGCTGTTCCAGCGCCTGCCGCGCGGTGTGGCCCTGACCGACGAGGGCCTGCGCCTGCATCCGGTGCTGACCGAGGCCTTCGACCGCATCGCCGGGACGCTGCAGCGCTTCGCCGGCGGCCGCTACCGCGAGACGCTGAGCGTGGGCGTGGTCGGCACCTTCGCGGTGGGCTGGCTGCTGCCGCGGCTGGACGCCTTCCACGCCGCGCATCCGGACATCGAACTGCGCGTGTACACCCACAACAACCGGGTCGACCTGGCCGGCGAAGGCCTGGACCTGGCGATCCGGTTCGGCGATGGCGACTGGCAGGGCCAGCACGCCACGCCGATCCTGGACGCCCCGTTCGCACCGGTGTGTGCGCCGGCGCTGGCGCCGCTGCTGCGCACGCCCGCCGACCTCGCCAGGACCACGCTGCTGCGCTCCTATCGGCTGGACGAATGGCCGCGCTGGCTGCAGGCCGCCGGTGCGCCCGACGTGCAAGCCGGCGGCCCGATCTGCGATGCCTCGCTGACCCTGGCCAGCATCGCCGCAGCCGGCCACGGCGTGGCCCTGCTGCCGCTGCGCCTGTTCGCCCAGGATCTGGATGCCGGGCGATTGGTCTGTCCGTTCAGCACGCGCATCGACCTGGGCCGCTACTGGCTGACCCGGCTGCGCTCGCGCGTGGAAAACGACGCCGCCCGGCGCTTGCGCGCGTGGCTGCTGGCCGAGCAGGCGGCGTCGGCCGAGTGA
- a CDS encoding YcxB family protein, whose amino-acid sequence MTISGNITLEDYLIAQRLHQRRAVRRVLVAMAALLLSGLTLFAFARHGSGLDMLAGAGAGGGGLIGQTIQSAWTMPRKLRRLYAQQATLRHRLTYRWDEAGLEVTWADGRVRRSWRDYVRCRENPQVLMLYQNDILFDLVPMSWFADAAQRDAFRQLVAAQVGGEAGKRAV is encoded by the coding sequence ATGACGATCAGCGGCAACATCACGCTGGAGGACTATCTGATCGCCCAGCGCCTGCATCAACGGCGCGCCGTGCGGCGCGTGCTGGTGGCGATGGCGGCGTTGCTGCTGAGCGGATTGACGCTGTTCGCCTTCGCCCGGCATGGCTCCGGCCTGGACATGCTCGCCGGCGCCGGCGCCGGTGGCGGTGGCTTGATCGGCCAGACCATCCAGTCGGCATGGACGATGCCGCGCAAGCTCCGCCGCCTGTATGCGCAACAGGCGACGTTGCGGCATCGCCTCACCTATCGCTGGGACGAGGCCGGCCTGGAGGTCACCTGGGCGGATGGCCGCGTGCGTCGTTCCTGGCGCGATTACGTGCGCTGTCGCGAGAATCCGCAGGTGCTGATGCTGTACCAGAACGACATCCTGTTCGACCTGGTACCGATGTCCTGGTTCGCCGATGCCGCGCAGCGCGACGCCTTCCGGCAACTGGTGGCGGCGCAGGTGGGCGGCGAGGCCGGCAAGCGCGCCGTGTAG